One window of the Desulfovibrio desulfuricans genome contains the following:
- a CDS encoding L-lactate permease, translated as MAWTQVYDPVGGAVVSALLAGIPLISLFYMLAVRRAKGHYAAALAVALSFVLAVAVWGMPFGTALGALSYGAAFGLFPIIWIVITAVWVYNMTVESGEFEYIKESLARLTDDRRLQAIFIAFAFGSFIEGTAGFGTPVAITAAMLVGLGFRPLYAAGICLIANTAPVAFGAIGIPIIVGAQVSGIPEMHVSQIVGRQLPFLSILVPLWLCVVMCGFKRAMEVLPAIIVAGVSFAGSQFLFSNYHGATLPDIMSALITIIAMVLLLRVWKPKTVWRFEGEKETVLTGAAPSTGIVLRAWLPYIVLAVMVFLWGLPQFKNMLNAVPGSVLKFSWPALDGMVHKAAPILAAGKDPNYPAVFVFNWLSAGGTAILLAGFFSVPFMPGYSFGKAINCLFRTIHQLRFPIATIAMILGLAYLMNFSGMSSTLGIAFTLTGPLFPLFSPLLGWLGVFLTGSDTSSNALFCGMQRSTAEVVGMDPALAVSANSSGGVTGKMISPQSISVATAATNLVGHEGDLFRFTLGHSLAMTAFICVLTYLQSNVLHWMLP; from the coding sequence ATGGCTTGGACACAAGTGTATGATCCGGTTGGCGGAGCTGTAGTTTCCGCCCTGCTGGCAGGTATCCCCCTGATCAGCCTTTTTTACATGCTGGCCGTGCGTCGTGCTAAGGGGCATTACGCTGCGGCTCTTGCTGTGGCACTTTCTTTCGTTCTGGCGGTTGCTGTGTGGGGCATGCCGTTTGGAACAGCGCTGGGCGCATTGAGCTACGGCGCGGCCTTTGGCCTCTTCCCCATCATCTGGATCGTTATCACGGCGGTCTGGGTGTACAACATGACTGTGGAATCGGGCGAATTTGAATACATCAAAGAATCGCTCGCGCGTCTGACAGACGACCGCCGTTTGCAGGCCATCTTTATCGCCTTTGCCTTTGGTTCCTTCATTGAAGGTACCGCTGGCTTCGGCACCCCTGTGGCAATCACCGCCGCCATGCTGGTGGGCCTGGGCTTCCGCCCCCTGTACGCCGCTGGTATCTGTCTGATTGCCAACACCGCGCCCGTGGCCTTTGGTGCCATTGGTATCCCGATCATCGTTGGCGCCCAGGTTTCCGGCATTCCGGAAATGCACGTGAGCCAGATCGTGGGCCGTCAGCTGCCCTTCCTGTCCATTCTGGTGCCCCTGTGGCTCTGCGTGGTCATGTGCGGCTTCAAGCGCGCCATGGAAGTGCTGCCCGCCATCATCGTGGCTGGCGTGAGCTTCGCCGGTTCGCAGTTCCTGTTCTCCAACTACCACGGCGCTACGCTGCCCGATATCATGTCGGCTCTTATCACCATCATTGCCATGGTGTTGTTGCTGCGCGTGTGGAAGCCCAAGACCGTGTGGCGTTTTGAGGGTGAAAAGGAAACCGTGCTGACCGGCGCGGCTCCTTCCACGGGTATCGTGCTCCGCGCTTGGCTGCCTTACATCGTCCTGGCCGTCATGGTGTTCTTGTGGGGCCTGCCCCAGTTCAAGAACATGCTGAACGCCGTGCCCGGTTCGGTGCTCAAGTTCTCCTGGCCCGCTCTTGACGGCATGGTGCACAAGGCTGCCCCGATTTTGGCCGCCGGCAAGGATCCCAACTATCCCGCAGTGTTTGTGTTCAACTGGCTCTCCGCCGGTGGCACGGCCATTCTGCTGGCTGGTTTCTTCTCCGTGCCTTTCATGCCTGGTTATTCGTTCGGCAAGGCTATCAACTGCCTGTTCCGCACCATTCACCAGCTGCGCTTCCCCATTGCGACCATCGCCATGATCCTGGGCCTGGCTTATCTCATGAACTTCTCCGGCATGAGCTCCACCCTGGGTATTGCCTTTACTCTGACTGGCCCGCTGTTCCCGCTCTTCTCGCCCCTTCTGGGCTGGCTGGGCGTGTTCCTGACCGGTTCGGACACCTCTTCAAACGCCCTGTTCTGCGGTATGCAGCGCTCCACGGCTGAAGTGGTGGGCATGGATCCGGCCCTGGCCGTTTCCGCCAACTCGTCCGGTGGTGTTACCGGTAAGATGATTTCGCCCCAGTCCATCAGTGTGGCAACCGCTGCCACCAATCTGGTTGGTCATGAAGGCGATCTCTTCCGGTTTACGCTTGGGCACAGCTTGGCCATGACGGCCTTTATCTGCGTGCTCACCTACTTGCAGTCTAACGTGCTGCACTGGATGCTGCCGTAA
- a CDS encoding glycosyltransferase family 2 protein, whose translation MNAPAVSVIMNCLNSSRDLREAMDSLMAQTFTDFEVVFWDNCSTDESPAIAKSYGEKVRYFRGEGIVPLGEGRNLALAQARGRYLAFLDCDDVWRPTKLERQVALFEANPRVGLVCTDTEIFDGKRVFKRIFAETSPARGMAFAALMERQWISMSSAMVSREALASLSADRTPSGEGRNGGWFDQSLNVCEEADVFYRIAHDWELDYVDEPLTLWRVHGGNTTFRKFGQFADETLRILEKHRALYPGYDQEYSGLVTMMTRRASFQKAVALWREGHNAAAREAIKPWRHSGRKFRIFWWASYLPGIFFDVAARLYFALPANLRQ comes from the coding sequence ATGAACGCCCCCGCTGTTTCGGTCATCATGAACTGTCTGAACAGTTCCCGCGATCTGCGCGAAGCCATGGACAGCCTCATGGCCCAGACGTTCACGGATTTTGAGGTTGTTTTCTGGGACAACTGTTCAACGGATGAAAGCCCCGCCATTGCCAAAAGCTATGGCGAAAAGGTGCGCTACTTCCGGGGAGAGGGTATTGTGCCGCTGGGCGAGGGGCGTAACTTGGCCCTGGCGCAGGCCCGTGGCCGGTATCTGGCCTTTCTTGACTGCGATGACGTGTGGCGGCCCACCAAGCTGGAGCGCCAGGTGGCCCTGTTTGAAGCCAATCCACGTGTGGGTTTGGTGTGCACGGATACGGAAATTTTTGACGGCAAGCGCGTGTTCAAGAGGATTTTTGCCGAAACGTCCCCTGCGCGGGGCATGGCCTTTGCCGCATTGATGGAACGCCAGTGGATTTCCATGTCGTCTGCCATGGTCAGCCGCGAGGCGCTGGCAAGTCTTTCGGCTGACAGAACGCCGTCGGGCGAAGGCCGCAATGGCGGGTGGTTTGATCAAAGTCTCAACGTGTGCGAGGAGGCCGATGTTTTTTACCGCATCGCTCACGATTGGGAGCTGGACTACGTAGATGAGCCTCTGACCCTTTGGCGGGTGCATGGGGGCAACACGACCTTTCGCAAGTTTGGCCAGTTTGCTGATGAAACGTTGCGTATTCTTGAGAAACACCGGGCGTTGTACCCTGGCTATGATCAGGAATATTCAGGTCTTGTCACAATGATGACCCGCAGGGCAAGCTTTCAGAAAGCTGTGGCCCTGTGGCGCGAAGGGCACAACGCCGCCGCCCGGGAGGCCATAAAACCCTGGCGACACAGCGGGCGCAAATTCAGGATTTTCTGGTGGGCAAGTTATCTGCCAGGAATTTTTTTTGACGTGGCCGCCCGCCTGTATTTCGCGCTGCCAGCCAATTTGCGACAATAG
- a CDS encoding GtrA family protein translates to MVSGWQAVPGFRWLADMVRGLLARRWVRFGVVGGAASVSYFLLGLLFVNVAGLPTLAGNALAYALSFIVSYLGQCLWTFRAADSAAGIASHRTMLPRFAATQAVGLCCNSAIVWLLVRLGVPYAWAMPVAVLTVPVMVYVLCKVWVFRTQASFAPAGTGQSPAQQTSTPHTARNEDKA, encoded by the coding sequence GTGGTTAGCGGCTGGCAGGCTGTGCCGGGCTTCAGATGGCTGGCGGATATGGTGCGCGGGCTTTTGGCCCGGCGCTGGGTGCGCTTTGGCGTTGTGGGCGGCGCGGCTTCTGTAAGCTACTTTCTGCTGGGGCTGTTGTTCGTCAACGTGGCAGGTTTGCCCACGCTGGCGGGCAATGCCTTGGCCTACGCGCTCAGTTTTATTGTTTCCTATCTCGGGCAATGCCTGTGGACGTTCCGCGCCGCGGATTCCGCCGCAGGCATTGCCAGCCACCGCACCATGCTGCCGCGCTTTGCGGCTACCCAGGCTGTGGGCCTGTGCTGCAATTCGGCCATTGTCTGGCTGCTGGTGCGGCTTGGTGTTCCTTATGCCTGGGCCATGCCCGTTGCAGTTCTGACCGTGCCTGTCATGGTTTATGTGCTGTGCAAGGTCTGGGTATTCAGAACGCAGGCTTCATTCGCTCCCGCCGGGACAGGGCAAAGCCCGGCGCAACAGACATCCACGCCCCACACCGCGCGCAATGAGGATAAAGCATGA
- a CDS encoding DegT/DnrJ/EryC1/StrS family aminotransferase codes for MSMRLSRSIVGEAEARAVSRVITEDGYLGMGNEVRLFEEEVARYLGVKPSQVISVNTGTAALHLAVDGVAAQCRVDGKPEVLVPSLTFVASFQAITAAGCQPVACDVLPETGTIDLADAERRLTPRTIAIMPVHYASNPWHIDAIYDFARVKGLRVVEDAAHAFGCKSRGRMIGSFGDMVCFSFDGIKNITCGEGGCLVAFDEAAGNLASDARLLSVANDAKQRFAGARSWDPDVTRQGWRYHMSNIMAAIGRVQLGRLESEFIPARRMLTAIYEQRLANVEGLALLATDPQDFVVRHIMPVRVLGGRKDAVKEFMAARDIPTGVHYKPNHLLSCFGGGAESLPVTEQLYGELVTLPLHPGLSAEDVESVCDALVAALK; via the coding sequence ATGTCCATGCGTCTTTCCCGCTCCATTGTGGGAGAAGCTGAAGCCCGCGCCGTTAGCCGTGTTATTACTGAAGACGGCTACCTCGGCATGGGCAACGAAGTGCGCCTTTTTGAAGAAGAAGTCGCCCGCTACCTCGGCGTCAAGCCCAGTCAGGTTATTTCCGTAAATACAGGTACTGCGGCCCTGCATCTGGCTGTGGACGGCGTTGCCGCCCAGTGCCGCGTAGACGGCAAGCCGGAAGTTCTGGTTCCTTCCCTTACCTTTGTGGCGTCTTTTCAGGCCATTACCGCCGCGGGCTGCCAGCCTGTGGCCTGCGATGTGCTGCCCGAAACCGGCACCATTGACCTTGCCGATGCCGAACGCCGCCTGACCCCCCGCACCATTGCCATCATGCCCGTGCACTATGCCAGCAATCCCTGGCATATTGACGCCATATACGACTTTGCCCGTGTCAAAGGCTTGCGCGTGGTGGAAGACGCCGCCCACGCCTTTGGCTGCAAAAGCAGGGGACGCATGATCGGCAGCTTTGGCGACATGGTCTGCTTCAGCTTTGACGGCATCAAAAATATTACCTGCGGTGAAGGCGGCTGCCTGGTGGCCTTTGATGAGGCCGCCGGAAATCTGGCCTCTGACGCCCGGCTGCTTTCTGTAGCCAACGATGCAAAACAGCGTTTTGCCGGCGCGCGTTCGTGGGATCCCGATGTGACCCGTCAGGGCTGGCGTTATCATATGAGCAATATCATGGCCGCCATCGGGCGGGTACAGCTTGGACGGCTTGAATCGGAATTTATTCCGGCACGCCGAATGCTTACAGCCATTTATGAACAGCGCCTCGCCAACGTGGAGGGCCTTGCCCTGCTGGCCACTGATCCGCAGGACTTTGTGGTGCGCCATATCATGCCCGTGCGTGTGTTGGGTGGCCGCAAAGATGCCGTTAAGGAATTTATGGCGGCACGCGATATCCCCACCGGCGTGCATTACAAACCCAACCACCTGCTTAGCTGCTTTGGCGGGGGCGCGGAGTCGCTGCCCGTGACGGAACAGCTCTATGGCGAACTTGTGACCCTGCCCCTGCACCCCGGCCTCAGCGCCGAAGATGTGGAGAGCGTGTGCGACGCGCTTGTTGCCGCACTCAAGTAG
- a CDS encoding chemotaxis protein CheW, whose amino-acid sequence MQGSGQEHEGDLLQLVTFRIGEEEFGVDILSVQEIIRLMQITMVPHAAAFIEGVINLRGKVIPVVNMRTRFSMPALEHDGNTRIVVMEFNQKIVGFLVDGVSEVLRIPASTVEPAPPVVCGIGSEYIRGVGKLEDRLLILLDLDTLLSDMNADAG is encoded by the coding sequence CTGCAAGGTTCCGGGCAGGAACATGAGGGCGATCTGCTCCAGCTGGTGACGTTCCGCATTGGCGAAGAAGAGTTCGGGGTGGACATCCTTTCCGTTCAGGAAATCATCCGTCTCATGCAGATCACCATGGTACCCCATGCCGCAGCCTTTATTGAAGGCGTCATCAATCTGCGCGGCAAGGTTATTCCGGTCGTCAACATGCGCACGCGCTTCAGCATGCCCGCCCTGGAGCACGATGGCAACACGCGCATTGTTGTAATGGAATTTAACCAGAAGATAGTGGGTTTTCTGGTGGACGGCGTGTCTGAAGTGCTGCGTATTCCCGCCTCCACTGTGGAGCCTGCGCCACCGGTGGTTTGCGGTATCGGCTCCGAGTATATCCGGGGCGTGGGCAAGCTTGAAGACCGCCTGCTCATTCTGCTTGACCTCGACACGTTATTGAGCGACATGAACGCCGATGCGGGTTAG
- a CDS encoding glycosyltransferase family 8 protein: MKTVFCLDDKIKYLTLLKVAVRSLRAVQGKDAPCLCVYAGNDAALLAELAAENIPVARYTPRLDPSGFTPLGQACAGCFLKLELALVPELAQDDRVLYCDTDVLFYRPLDELFAQHPPYVGMAREYTAPFYHQHQQLFYEYRGEHYTVPMPFPIWTYSSGVALFNLERLRKRDLIGHFMAFCRENESRIGNLDQSLVNYFFGKRITRLDDCWNSPPYREECRDEARIVHFHGPKPWAYKRTNLPELCINHYDYMRGIWMEYLNPQERTLVESWA; the protein is encoded by the coding sequence GTGAAAACCGTTTTTTGCCTTGACGACAAGATCAAGTATCTGACCCTGCTCAAGGTGGCGGTGCGGTCGTTGCGCGCAGTGCAGGGCAAGGATGCCCCCTGCCTCTGCGTCTACGCCGGAAATGATGCGGCCTTGCTGGCAGAACTCGCTGCGGAAAATATTCCTGTTGCGCGCTATACGCCGCGCCTTGACCCAAGCGGTTTCACTCCGTTGGGACAGGCCTGCGCCGGATGCTTTCTCAAACTGGAACTTGCTCTTGTGCCCGAGCTTGCCCAGGACGACCGTGTACTTTACTGCGATACGGATGTACTTTTTTATCGCCCTCTGGACGAACTTTTTGCACAGCATCCGCCCTACGTTGGTATGGCAAGGGAGTACACAGCTCCCTTTTATCACCAGCATCAGCAGCTTTTTTATGAATACAGGGGCGAACACTACACCGTTCCCATGCCTTTTCCCATCTGGACATATTCCAGCGGGGTGGCGCTGTTCAATCTTGAGCGGCTGCGCAAGCGCGACCTGATAGGGCACTTCATGGCTTTTTGCCGGGAAAATGAATCGCGTATCGGCAACCTTGATCAGTCGCTGGTGAATTATTTTTTTGGCAAGCGCATTACGCGGCTGGATGATTGCTGGAACAGCCCCCCCTATAGAGAGGAATGCAGGGATGAGGCGCGGATAGTGCATTTTCACGGCCCCAAGCCCTGGGCATATAAACGGACCAACCTGCCCGAGCTGTGCATCAATCACTATGACTACATGCGGGGAATCTGGATGGAATACCTGAATCCCCAGGAACGCACGCTGGTGGAAAGCTGGGCGTAA
- a CDS encoding response regulator: MWKPIPRQSYEEAHAFIFTGNPERYAKWQMLNQDRVHEMQDAAGHEGTFEHIARNLNVTGSLQGQVQALLAQRRHLDSLLDTAVNMAVGNSGPPLWDRDGLDLKGAQSWVDRVNLDSEAQQVLFSAQALREVQYRSFLEQVSKQESPLVQMVWAMFFALLALGASAVANIYIFQMRVAKPLGEVSQYAEDVAAGEDPEPLKLKYRDELAVMFASLQRMKGTLFSRIRELKEAERRARKSKQQAVLARAQALSSLELAQRASHVQEDFLRRMSHEIRTPLNAIIGMSYLSLQAGLSGVQRDYLSQINKSGSLLLDMVNRILDFSSVNEGLLRRENRAFQLPRLLELLRQSVAGSALEKQLELIFTLDPAVPVVVEGDERHLEEVLRILLDNAVKYTRTGSVECSVQLAHGGLEDGGCRLLFVVADSGPGMDAVLKDKLFEPFALGDESLTRSNSGLGLGLALARQLVNLMGGELSVASAPGKGSRFFFELGFGWVQQGEAITETTSAQEEAAAVVDSALGAATTSQRTVLVVEDNDINAQIASELLTQAGLAVRVASNGLAAVEEVRGGGVDLVLMDVQMPVMDGLQATMRIRALGFSPADLPILAMTAHADAASRLEGKNVGMNDYLTKPVDPAALYAALETWLPGGLQSNPLAADVGPDVFSAAADAESRVQEGEEGLSLDVMRDPAQTSSVPEGQAVNVEAGLATVGGNRELYRELLLRFVDHYGESARELRGLLACGDLRGAARLAHTVKGVAANLGVERVCRLTRHMENSLPLIPPSEELMDEFEACMNEVLLRVRCLEGDGSMATTGTMHLEGEHRDNLLALLAELPELMETDWGNAESAIERFMPLVNGTPYAEDLTAILASVKDFDNAALQAQAAALQRRLRGESL, from the coding sequence ATGTGGAAACCAATACCCCGCCAGAGTTACGAAGAAGCCCACGCCTTTATTTTTACGGGCAATCCAGAGCGTTATGCCAAGTGGCAGATGCTGAATCAGGATCGCGTCCACGAGATGCAGGACGCCGCCGGGCACGAGGGAACCTTTGAGCATATTGCCCGCAATCTCAATGTGACGGGAAGTCTGCAAGGGCAGGTTCAGGCGCTTCTTGCCCAGCGCAGGCACCTCGACAGTCTGCTTGATACCGCCGTGAACATGGCTGTGGGCAATAGCGGGCCGCCCCTGTGGGACAGGGACGGGCTTGATCTGAAAGGCGCGCAGAGCTGGGTAGACAGGGTCAATCTGGACAGTGAAGCGCAGCAGGTTCTTTTCAGCGCGCAGGCTCTGCGCGAAGTGCAGTACCGCAGCTTTCTGGAGCAGGTGAGCAAGCAGGAGTCTCCGCTTGTCCAGATGGTCTGGGCAATGTTTTTTGCCTTGCTGGCCCTCGGGGCCAGCGCGGTTGCCAATATCTATATCTTCCAGATGAGAGTCGCCAAGCCGCTGGGCGAGGTCAGCCAGTATGCGGAAGACGTGGCGGCGGGCGAGGATCCCGAACCCTTGAAGCTCAAGTACCGGGATGAGCTGGCCGTCATGTTCGCCTCCCTGCAACGCATGAAGGGAACGCTGTTCTCCCGTATCCGCGAACTGAAAGAGGCCGAAAGGCGTGCTCGCAAAAGTAAGCAGCAGGCCGTGCTTGCCCGTGCGCAGGCCTTGTCGTCGCTGGAACTCGCCCAAAGGGCCTCACACGTGCAGGAAGATTTTTTACGCCGCATGAGCCACGAAATCCGCACGCCCCTCAATGCCATCATCGGCATGAGCTATCTGAGCCTGCAGGCGGGCCTCAGTGGCGTGCAGCGCGATTATCTTTCCCAGATCAACAAATCGGGCAGCCTGCTGCTGGACATGGTCAACAGGATTCTTGATTTTTCAAGCGTCAACGAGGGCTTGCTGCGCCGCGAAAACCGGGCATTTCAGTTGCCCCGCCTGCTGGAGCTGTTGCGGCAGAGCGTGGCGGGCAGCGCCCTTGAAAAACAGTTGGAGCTGATTTTTACACTTGATCCGGCTGTGCCGGTGGTTGTGGAAGGTGATGAACGGCATCTGGAAGAAGTGTTGCGCATCCTGCTGGACAATGCGGTCAAGTATACCCGCACTGGCTCCGTGGAGTGCAGCGTGCAGCTTGCCCACGGCGGTCTGGAAGATGGCGGATGCCGTCTGCTCTTTGTGGTGGCCGACAGCGGCCCCGGCATGGATGCTGTTCTCAAGGACAAGCTTTTTGAACCCTTTGCCCTGGGCGATGAGTCGTTGACTCGATCAAACAGCGGCCTTGGCCTTGGGCTTGCGCTGGCCCGGCAGCTGGTCAACCTCATGGGCGGCGAGCTTTCTGTGGCAAGCGCACCCGGCAAGGGGAGCCGCTTTTTCTTTGAATTGGGCTTCGGCTGGGTGCAACAGGGCGAAGCCATTACGGAAACAACCTCTGCGCAGGAAGAAGCCGCCGCCGTTGTGGACAGTGCCCTTGGCGCTGCGACCACGTCGCAGCGCACTGTGCTTGTGGTGGAAGATAACGATATCAATGCCCAGATCGCCAGCGAGCTGCTGACCCAGGCCGGGCTTGCCGTGCGTGTGGCCTCCAACGGTCTTGCGGCTGTTGAAGAAGTGCGGGGCGGCGGCGTTGACCTTGTGCTCATGGATGTGCAGATGCCCGTAATGGATGGCCTTCAAGCCACCATGCGCATCCGCGCGCTGGGTTTTTCACCTGCGGATCTGCCCATTCTTGCCATGACTGCCCATGCCGATGCCGCTTCCCGTCTGGAAGGCAAGAACGTGGGCATGAACGACTATCTCACCAAGCCGGTTGATCCTGCCGCCCTGTATGCCGCTCTTGAAACGTGGCTTCCGGGCGGATTGCAGTCCAATCCGCTGGCTGCGGATGTTGGCCCGGATGTTTTTTCTGCCGCAGCAGACGCGGAAAGCCGTGTCCAGGAGGGCGAGGAAGGGCTTTCGCTGGACGTTATGCGCGATCCGGCCCAAACTTCTTCAGTGCCGGAGGGGCAGGCGGTCAATGTGGAGGCTGGCCTTGCAACCGTAGGCGGCAACCGCGAATTGTACCGCGAGCTGCTGCTGCGTTTTGTGGATCACTACGGCGAGAGCGCCAGGGAGCTGCGCGGGCTGCTTGCCTGCGGCGATCTGCGTGGCGCGGCCCGTCTGGCGCATACGGTAAAGGGCGTTGCCGCCAACCTTGGCGTGGAGCGGGTATGCCGCCTTACGCGGCACATGGAAAACTCTTTGCCCCTTATTCCGCCGAGCGAAGAACTGATGGACGAGTTTGAAGCGTGCATGAACGAGGTGCTGCTGCGCGTGCGCTGTCTTGAAGGCGATGGGAGCATGGCCACAACTGGCACCATGCACCTGGAAGGCGAGCACCGGGACAACCTTCTGGCTCTGCTAGCCGAACTGCCCGAACTGATGGAAACGGACTGGGGCAATGCGGAAAGCGCCATTGAACGGTTTATGCCTCTTGTGAACGGCACCCCCTATGCAGAAGATCTGACCGCCATTCTTGCCTCGGTAAAAGACTTTGACAATGCGGCCCTACAGGCTCAGGCGGCAGCCCTGCAACGGCGTCTGCGCGGAGAAAGCCTGTGA
- a CDS encoding DMT family transporter, translated as MSPTARNLLPHAALLTAMAFWGSTFVVLRIALTALTPLQTMAGRMLVACIVFLPLWPRLWRELKEHGNLGTLTLMALCEPCLFFLFETHALRLTTASQAGMITSLLPLLVAAVAFVALREHAGLRMWLGFLLAVCGVTWLTLAAVPDEKAANPLLGNILEGIAMCCAAGYTVLARHLSTVYSALCITAVQAFVGMLFFCLLALVVPESDTLISLGRDFPAWVPWACVFYLGGIVTFAGYGLYNFGVKRLSAGRAAAYTNLIPVFALLFGVALLGEKLSPAQYGGALLIVLGVLLSQWRGINRNALGQKPTV; from the coding sequence ATGTCCCCCACCGCCCGGAACTTATTGCCTCACGCGGCCTTGCTGACAGCCATGGCCTTTTGGGGCTCCACCTTTGTAGTGCTGCGCATCGCCCTGACCGCCCTGACCCCCCTGCAAACCATGGCCGGGCGCATGCTTGTGGCCTGTATTGTTTTTTTGCCCCTGTGGCCGCGCCTCTGGCGCGAACTCAAGGAACACGGCAATCTGGGAACACTGACGCTCATGGCCTTGTGCGAACCCTGCCTCTTTTTTCTGTTTGAAACCCACGCGCTGCGCCTGACCACGGCTTCGCAGGCTGGCATGATAACATCCCTGCTGCCGCTTCTGGTGGCGGCAGTAGCCTTTGTCGCCCTGCGCGAACACGCGGGCCTGCGCATGTGGCTAGGTTTTTTGCTGGCTGTTTGCGGCGTCACGTGGCTCACCCTTGCCGCGGTTCCGGATGAAAAAGCCGCCAATCCCCTGCTGGGCAACATCCTTGAGGGTATCGCCATGTGCTGCGCCGCCGGATATACCGTGCTGGCCCGCCACCTTTCAACCGTATACAGCGCCCTGTGCATCACGGCTGTTCAGGCCTTTGTGGGCATGCTCTTTTTTTGTCTGCTGGCTCTTGTGGTGCCGGAATCAGACACGCTCATCAGCCTTGGCAGGGATTTTCCCGCCTGGGTTCCCTGGGCCTGCGTGTTCTATCTGGGCGGCATTGTGACCTTTGCAGGATACGGCCTGTACAATTTTGGCGTTAAGCGCCTTTCTGCTGGCCGCGCCGCCGCCTACACCAATCTCATACCTGTTTTTGCCCTGCTCTTCGGCGTCGCCCTGCTGGGCGAGAAGCTCTCTCCCGCGCAATATGGCGGGGCCTTGCTTATCGTGCTTGGCGTACTGCTGAGCCAATGGCGGGGAATAAACCGCAACGCCTTGGGCCAAAAACCGACAGTATGA
- a CDS encoding cobyric acid synthase, translated as MAVRSVHTAQSGQGRSLPPALMIQGTCSNAGKSLITAAVCRLLARRGLRVAPFKAQNMALNSFVTSDGKEMGRAQVLQAAACGLAPDVRMNPVLLKPTSNVGSQVIVLGEAVGHMRVGEYLAYKPEAWKAVRRAYRSLAADMDVMVLEGAGSPAEINLKAHDIVNMRMARYAGAHVALVADIDRGGAFAALAGTMALLTRAERGRVGGFILNKFRGDASLLDPALSMIQKRTGKPFWGVVPMLENLRLPEEDSVSFKEGLTPGLRMGQTSGAPGLLDIVVPDLPHLSNATDLDALRDEPGVQLRIVRHADQWGAPHVVILPGSRNTVGDLRFLRRTGLAGLVQKFARQCLERGAGALVGICGGLQMLGTEIADPLLIEEGGCEPGLGLLPLSTRLLAAKRLCRAAGWADASVTGAERQTVTGYEIHHGETSSLHKELLGVAGEPASGDAASAVMRVVMTDSEGRSLGWGRYDARGCARVWGSYLHGLFDEDAFRHAFLRRQRHEAGLPPAQETAYSLGPELDRLADAVEAALDMPAILNLLHLA; from the coding sequence ATGGCGGTCAGATCGGTTCATACGGCACAATCGGGGCAGGGGCGTTCTTTGCCTCCGGCTCTCATGATTCAGGGGACGTGCTCAAACGCGGGCAAAAGCCTGATTACGGCGGCCGTATGCCGCCTGCTGGCCCGCAGGGGGCTGCGGGTTGCACCTTTCAAGGCGCAGAACATGGCGCTCAATTCTTTTGTAACCAGCGACGGCAAGGAAATGGGCCGCGCTCAGGTCTTGCAGGCCGCCGCCTGCGGCCTCGCGCCAGACGTGCGCATGAACCCCGTGTTGCTCAAGCCCACGTCCAACGTGGGTTCTCAGGTTATTGTACTGGGCGAAGCCGTGGGGCACATGCGCGTGGGCGAGTATCTCGCCTATAAGCCGGAAGCCTGGAAGGCCGTGCGCCGCGCCTACCGCAGTCTGGCCGCAGATATGGACGTGATGGTGCTTGAAGGGGCGGGCAGCCCGGCCGAAATTAACCTCAAGGCCCACGACATTGTAAACATGCGCATGGCCCGTTATGCCGGGGCGCATGTGGCCCTGGTGGCGGATATTGACCGTGGCGGGGCCTTTGCGGCCCTGGCTGGCACCATGGCCCTGCTCACCCGCGCTGAAAGGGGGCGTGTAGGGGGCTTTATTCTCAACAAGTTCCGGGGCGATGCAAGCCTGCTGGACCCCGCCCTGTCCATGATCCAGAAGCGCACGGGCAAACCCTTTTGGGGGGTTGTACCCATGCTGGAAAACCTGCGCCTGCCCGAAGAGGACTCCGTAAGCTTCAAGGAAGGTCTGACCCCTGGCCTGCGCATGGGGCAAACATCTGGTGCCCCCGGCTTGCTGGATATTGTGGTGCCCGATCTGCCGCATTTGAGTAATGCCACGGATCTTGACGCGTTGCGGGACGAACCGGGGGTACAGTTGCGCATTGTGCGCCACGCGGATCAGTGGGGCGCGCCGCATGTGGTTATTTTACCGGGCAGCCGCAATACAGTGGGTGATTTACGTTTTTTGCGGCGCACCGGACTGGCCGGGCTGGTGCAGAAATTTGCCCGTCAGTGCCTGGAGCGCGGCGCTGGCGCGCTGGTGGGCATCTGTGGGGGATTGCAGATGCTTGGAACCGAAATAGCCGACCCCCTGCTGATTGAAGAAGGCGGATGCGAACCTGGGCTTGGCCTGCTGCCCCTCAGTACAAGGCTGCTGGCTGCCAAGCGTCTGTGCCGCGCCGCCGGATGGGCGGATGCCAGTGTGACAGGGGCAGAACGCCAGACCGTGACAGGCTATGAAATCCATCACGGCGAGACCTCCTCTTTGCACAAAGAATTGTTGGGTGTAGCTGGCGAACCAGCCTCGGGCGATGCCGCGTCTGCCGTCATGCGGGTTGTGATGACCGACTCCGAGGGCCGTTCCTTGGGCTGGGGACGATACGATGCGCGGGGGTGCGCCCGCGTGTGGGGCAGTTATCTGCACGGCCTTTTTGACGAGGATGCCTTTCGCCATGCATTTTTGCGCCGCCAGCGGCATGAGGCGGGTTTGCCGCCAGCGCAGGAAACAGCCTACAGCCTGGGCCCTGAACTGGACAGGCTGGCTGATGCTGTGGAAGCAGCGCTGGACATGCCGGCCATACTCAACTTGCTGCATCTGGCTTGA